The DNA segment CCCGCACGGCGTGACGATTGTCAAGACGGAAGGGGCGTTTACGCATGCCGAACGGGATATGCTGATGACCGTCACAACCCGGTACGAATTGGCCAATTTGCGCAAACTCATCCGCGAGGTCGATCCGAAAGCCTGGGTCAACATGGTGGAAACCGTCGGCGTCATGGGGGATTTTCGCCGGCCTTAAAGCATGCAAGCCGGCAACTTTTGGGCGCCTGTAAAGGGCGATTTTTTTTTGCCGTTTTCCAAAAAGGAACGCGGCGCATAAACATGTTTTAAGCGAAAGTATTGCGGTTTTCAGGAAATTCCCACTGTGAAACCGTGCGAACTTTGTCATATAATGTAGTTATAAGAACGAATGGGGAGAGAAAAATTTGGAAATCCTGCTCGCTTCATTAATGCTGCTTTGGGCAAACGTGTCGACGGCGCATCCCGGCGTGACGATGGAACAAATTGTCCAGGCGGCGGTCGTTTCCGTGCAGCAACCCGCGGAAAACTTGCCGCCTCCGGATGCAACGCCCGGGCAAAAACCGGCGAATGGCACAGACTCCGGCAAGCAAGAATACGTCAAAATCGATCCGCAAAAAGATGCGCCGGTTGTCAAAGGCATCTACTCCACCGCCAACAGCGCGGGCTCCGCGCGGTTTGCCAAACTCGTCAAATTGATCGACGATACGGATTTGAACGCGATGGTCATCGACGTGAAGGATGATTATGGCTACATAACCTACAATACGGACGATCCCAAGCTGCTGAAATACGGCAACACGCAAAACATTATACCCGATATCGACAAAACGATCAAAACGCTGCAGGATCACCAAATATACCCGATCGCCCGCATCGTCGTCTTCAAGGATACCGTATTGGCCAAAAAAAGGCACGATCTTTCCTATCTGAATCCGGACGGAAGTTTGTGGAACAACGGCAAGGCGGTAAACCCGGACAGTTTTGTCAACCCGTACATGAAAGAAGTGTGGGACTATAATATTGAGGTGGCGAAGGACGCCGCGAAGCACGGCTTCAAGGAAATCCAGTTCGATTACGTGCGCTTTCCCGAAGGATTTGAGAAAAGGGCCGACAAGCTGACATACACCCGCGACGGGCGCAAACGCATTGAGGTAATCGCCGCGTTCGTCAAATATGCGCGCGAACAATTGAATCCGCTAGGCGTGAGGGTATCGGTCGATATTTTCGGTTATGCCGCTTCGGTTCCCGCGGCGGAAGGCATCGGGCAGGATTTCAACGCAATCGCCCAATATGTGGATGTGATTTGTCCGATGATCTACCCAAGCCACTATTCCACCGGCTGGTTCGGCTCCAAGGTCCCGGATGCGCACCCGTATACGACCATTAACGGCGCCATGGTCGACACGCATAAAAAGCTTGCGGAAATCGGCGATTTAAAACCGGTTATCCGCCCCTGGATTCAGGACTTTACCGCCACGTGGGTGCCCGGCCATATCCAATACGGAAAAAAGGAAATCGAAGAGCAAATCCGCGCTTTGGCAGACAACAATGTGCATGAATTTCTGCTTTGGGACTCGCACAATACGTATACCGAGGGCGTCGACTACAGCAAATAATTTTTTTCGCCGCGTAAACCCCGTTTTGCCGCATCAGGCAGAACGGGGTTTTTTTGCGGAATGAATTTGACTTCAATCAAATCATTTCCGGGGTGAATCTTTTATGATGATTGACAAATAAAGCAAGTAACCTGCTTCCACCGGGAGTGATGATCATGCAGACCGCCACCATTCGGTTGGAGACCCTTTCCTGTCCGAGCTGCGTCGCCAAAATCGAATCCGCGTTAAGGCAAACGAAGGGCATCGCCGAAGCAAAAGTGCTGTTTCATGCCTGCAAAGTAAAAGCCACATTCGACGAAAACGCAACGAATACAGAGCGCATTGCAAATGTGCTTGCCCGACTGGGATACCGTACCTTGGGTGGGTATAATAATGGACCGCAAAAATAATCGGGCGGCGCTCACGGGAGTTTCCGCCATACTGATCGGCGCCGGCTGGATCTCACGGTGGACGGCGGCCGATCCGGCGGTGTTCGCCATCCTGATGATCGCGGGCAGCGTTTTGTCCGGAGTGCCCATCATTAAACGGGCGTTGGCGGCGCTCCGTTACCGCACGTTCAGCATCGAGCTGCTCGTTTCGATCGCGGTAATCGGCTCCGTTTTGCTCGGGGAATATTGGGAAGCCGCCGCCGTCGCCTTTTTATTCATGTTTGGCGCCTTTCTGGAAGCCAGGACGCTGGAAAAAACCCGCTCATCGCTAAGAACGCTGATGAATTTGGCGCCGCTAACCGCTTCCGTTCTGCGGGACGGCGAAGAATTTCGCATTGCCCCCGAAGAAGTGATGAAGGGCGACATTGTGCTGGTGCGGCCGGGAGAAAAAATACCCGTAGATGGCAAGGTCATATCCGGCGCATCGTCCGTCAACCAGGCGGCGATTACCGGCGAATCGATTCCCGTAACCAAGAAGGCGGCCGACCCGGTATTCAGCGGCACCGTGGTTGAAAGCGGGTATTTGCATGTGCAAGCCGAGCGAGTCGGCGAAGATACGACATTTTCCCGGATTATCGCGCTGGTTGAAGAAGCGCAAGACGCCAAAGCGCCAACACAGGCATATATCGAACGTTTCGCCAAGTATTACACGCCGGCGATCTTTGCGCTTGCGGCTATTGTTTACCTGCTCACGTTCAATGCCGAATTGGCGCTTACGCTTTTGGTTATCGCTTGCCCCGGCGCGCTGGTCATAGCCGCCCCCGTCGCCGTCGTGGCGGGGATCGGGAAAGCCGCCAGCCTCGGTTTGTTGATCAAGGGCGGCCACGTGCTGGAACGCGCTGCGCGCATTAACGCCGTCGCATTCGATAAAACCGGAACGTTGACGACCGGTAAACCCGTTGTAGCGGCCATTCATCCGCTACGGACAACCCGCGGCAAACTGCTTGAACTTGCCGCGCGGGCGGAGGCGGCGTCCGAACACCACCTCGCCAAAGCGATTGCGCAAGCGGCCAAACAAGAAGGAATTGCCGTTTCGGCCGGCCAGGCGCGGTTTGCGCATTTCCCGGGCAAAGGGATCAAAGCCGAATGGGACGGCCAGACGATCCTGGTCGGCAACCGGACGCTTTTGCATGAACATGGCGTGCAGCCAGCGGCAGATGCGGCGGCGCTGTATCTGGGCGAAGAAGAAGCCGGGAGCACGGCCATCTATATCGCGGCCGATGCGGATGTGTTGGGCGTAATCGCCGTTGCCGACGCGATCCGCGCGGATGCGTGCCCAACCATTCGGAGCCTGCGGGAAATCGGGATGCGCCGGGTAATCATGCTTACCGGAGACAATGCGAACACCGCGGCAAACGCGGCGAACGCTTTGGGTATTGGCGAAATCCGGGCGCGCTTGCTGCCGGAGGACAAAGTTGCCGCGATCCGCGACATGCGGCAACAAAAACTGCAAGTCGCCATGGTCGGCGACGGCGTGAACGACGCGCCTGCCTTGACGGCGGCGGATTTGGGCATAGCCATCGGCGGCACCGGCACGGATGCGGCCCTGGAGATCGCCGACGTCGTCATAGCCTCGGGGAAAATAAGCCAATTGCCGTTAGTGTTCAAGCTAAGCGCTTTTGCGACCGGAATCATGAAACAAAATATCGGATTCGCCGTTGCCGTCGTGCTGGGGCTTCTCATCGGCGTGCTGTCCGGCGCAATCGTGCTCGCCTCCGGGATGCTCATCCATGAAGCAAGCGTGTTGCTTGTGATCATAAACGCGCTGCGAATTTTGCGCTATAAAGCTGACGGACAAATCAGGAAACCATATCAAAATGAATGGCGGGAGGAATGGTTATGAACGATTGCCATGCATGCGAGACGCAACCGTACCGCGCTTGTGTCGACAAAGTCCCTTTTTTTCGCAATTTGAGCGTGGAAGAAAAACAGCATATTGCCGAAGCTGTCATCCACAAAAAATTTTATCGGGGCGAATTTCTGTTTTCCCAGGGCGATATCCTCGGCAGTTTGCTGATCGTCCACACCGGCAGCGTGAAAATATTCAGGCTGTCGGCAACCGGCAAGGAACAAATCATCCGCATCCTGGGACCGGGCGATTTCACCGGCGAGTACGCCCTGTTCGGGGCCAATCCTTCGACGAACGGGGCCGAGGCCCTGCAGGCGACGGAAGTTTGCATGATCCGCGGCGCGGACATGAAGCGGCTGATTTTGCGCTATCCCAATATCGCCATCAAGCTGCTGGAGGAATATGCGGCCATCTCCGCGGAGAGCGAAAGCCATATCGAGCAATTGAGCCTGTTCAATGTGGAGCAGCGGCTGGCGTCGTTAATACTGCGGTTGGGCAAGCACAGTTGCGACGACAAGGTATGCGAAATTACGCTGCCCGCCAGCAAATCGAATCTGGCCTCTTTCCTGGGCATGACGCGGGAAACAATCAGCCGCAAGCTTTCGCTCTTTCAGGAACAAGGGTGGATCGAACTGGTAAACGGAAGAAAGATTCGCATTCTCGATGTCGACAGCTTGCAGAAAGTGGTCAACTCCGAACCGGAAGCGGTATAAGAAAAAGGCACCGGCATTGCGCTGGCGGATAATCCGCCGCTTACGCGCGGCACCGGTGCCCTTTTGCTTGTTTCATTATTGGCTAAGTCTTTTGGATAACTCGTATAATTCCATATTGAACGGTTTCTTTGTTTTGACGACCGTTTCGATATCGGTTGCCACCAATGATCCGTTTACGACTCCCAACGCTTTGCCCGACTCGCCGGCAAGCAATTGCCTTACCGCGAAATCGCCCAGGCGGCTGGCCAAAATGCGGTCATTATGAGTGGGCGTCCCTCCCCGCTGGATATGCCCCAATACGGTCACGCGCGGTTCGATATCGATCAGTTTGCTTATTTCTTCGGCGATCATATCGCCTTTTCCGACGCCTTCGGCGACCACAATAATACTGTGGCGTTTGCCGTGCCGAAAATTCTCCTGCATTCGGTCGGCGATTTCCTGCGTGTCGTAAGGCACCTCCGGCACCAGGATCGTTTCGGCGCCGCTCGCCAGCCCCGCGTACAATGCGATGTCGCCGCAATGCCTGCCCATGACCTCCACCACCGAGGAGCGTTCATGCGACGTCATGGTGTCGCGCAGCTTATTGATCGCGTCCACCACGATGCTTACCGCTGTGTCAAATCCGATGGTGAAATCGGTGAAGGCAATGTCATTGTCGATCGTACCCGGCAGCCCCATCGTTTTAATGCCTTGCAGCGTTAATTTGTAGGCCCCCTGGTAAGAACCGTCGCCACCGATCACCACAAGCCCGTCAATCCCCCGCTTGCGCAAATTTGCGGCGCCAAGTTGCTGCCCTTCCGGCGTTAAAAATTCCTTGCAGCGGGCCGTCTGCAAAATGGTGCCGCCCCGTTGGATGATGTCGCCTACACTGCGCAAGTCCATCTCCTTGATGTCGTCGTTCAGCAAGCCCTGAAAGCCGCGCTGCACGCCGAATACTTTGAGGCCGTGATACAGGCCGCTGCGCACAACCGCTCTTACCGCGGCATTCATCCCTTGCGAGTCGCCGCCGCTTGTCAGCACTGCGATAGACTTAACCATACTAACTCCTCCTCCGTCGAATCCATATACTGTAAAACCAAAAAAACACGCGCGTTAACGGGCTGCCCCACATCAATTTGCGGGATACCCGTTTTACATCCGACTGGCCGCGTACTTTCGGGTCGGACAAATACAGCGCCAAAAGACCTTCGATGACCATTCGGTGAAAGCGGACATGCTGCAAAAGCTTTACACTTTTCCGCGCTTGCTTGGCCACCCAGGAAATTCTCGCCGCTTTTTCTTCGCTGCCTGCGTAGTACGCGCAAAAATTCAAATCTCCGCCGCGCCTGTCTTCGTCCTGATCGATCAAATAATCAAGCAAAATATGCAATCCGCAAACATAGGGAAAATAGGCTTTGTACACTTGATCGGGCATCTCCCGCGGCATAAATTTGTCCGCGGACGCGGCAAAAAGCATAAAAACTCCCAGCGTGGACCCGGTTGCGGCGGCGAATTCGTTCCAACGCAATTCCCGATATTTTCGCTTATGCTTTTTCCACCAGGTTTTTAGCGCCTTTTCCCGTTTATCCAGGCTGATATGTTTAAACACTTGCAAGTCGCAGTAAAGCGAAACCAATTCAACGATGCGTTTTTTTGACCGGTCATAGGAAGGAAGCATGCAAATGCAGGACTGGCACGTTTTCACCAGATTATCCAAATACCCGCCGTCGTCTTGCTCGGGATGGTAGGCGTAATAGTCGTGCAGCGGCGCCGCCGGGTCGACGGCATCCAGCATTGCCTGGTGCATTTGGCGAAAATCTTTGGCGCTTAGCGAGGTGCTGCGGTCGCATAAATTATCCAGGTAATCGCTTATCGTCTGAAAAGCGACGATCAACGGGATCAGCACGTGCTTATAGGCTAAATTGAAGGCCGCGTAGACCGCTCCGCCTTCACAGTGAAATTGCTTTCCGGACAAACTCGCGATGGCCTGCTTGCGCAATTCCTCCGTCGGAATCCGCATGGCCAATTCCCGCCATTCCGCCAATTGGCTGCGCACTTCCGGAAGTACGCTGCGGTAAAATCTGAACATCAGCGTAAACGGTCCGGACGGAACGGCATCGGCGCGAACATCGGTTACAGGCACACGACTAACCCCCGCATCTCATGATATGATTGTTAATTATATATCATTATGCGGTAAGTGCGAAATCTAACTGTTCCGGCAAACGTCAGGCAAACGCACGGCGAAAAGCCTAATAGTAAATTTATCACGAGTTTGCGAGTTCGCCAATAGTTAATCGAATGCAAAAATGTTGCAAATCGACCGCGAAAGATGGCAAATCGTGTTATACTGTGGCTATGCAACGATCGGGAGAACAAAACTATGCGGGACAGTCTGGCACAATCTAAACAAAAGCCGCCATTGCTGCGAATATTCGCCTTCTTTTTGCCGCTGGGCGCTTCGGCCACGCTTGTTACGGCCTCCCATGTCATCATCAACAGCACGCTAGCCCGTTCGGAACATCCGGAGACGATTATTTCCAGCTACGCCATCGCGTTAAGTCTGTTTAGCATTCTGGACCGCTCCACGGGACTTTTGCGACAATCGTGTTCCGCTTTGGTCCGCGACCGCGTCTCGTTTCAAGCGATGTCGCACATCGCGAATCTGCTGATCTTATCCACGATTCTGTTTAGTTTGCTGGTTTCTTACACGCCATTGGGTGTCGGCATTTTCCGCTATCTTTTCGGCGAACAGGAATCGCTTTTGCAGCCCACGATCCATGTTTTCCGCATCCTCATGTTTGTCAGCGTTTTTTCCGGCCTGCGGTGTTTGTATCATGGAATCATTATAACAAATTTCCATACAAAATGGCTGACGATCGGGATGGTCTTCAGGCTCGGCGTCATGTACGCCATTTCGTTGGGATTTATTTTGAAATGGGGCGTGCATGACGGCAGAGTGGGCGCCGTCATCTTCATGGCGGGCATGATGGTGGAGGCAACCGTCGCCGTTTGGGAAGGTAAAACGCTTTTGCGGAAAATGCCGCGAAAGCTTCCCGGACACAATGTGGAAAAGCCTAAACAGGTGTTTGCCTTTTTTCGGCCCATGTTGTATTCGTCTTTCATTGCGGTAGTCATCGGACCGTCCATCAACGCCATGCTTGGCAAAACGGCCGATGTTCCGCTCTCCATCGCCTCGTATGCCGTTGCCCTGAACGTTACGCAGCTTATGACAAGCTTTTTCACCTATATCCATCAAATCGCGCTGAATTTCTACAAGCGGGAAGCGCATGCGGTCAAAACGTTTATGCTGATCGTCTGTCTCATTCCGACGGCGCTTAATTTCATGCTCGTCCATACGCCTGCGGGACCATGGTTTTTGCACCATATCATGGGGCTGCAACACGAACTGTTAACGGCCACGCTTGAGGCAATCGGCGTTTTTATGCTTATGACGCTGGTCGTCCCGTGGCTCGATTTCGCGAACGGCCTTGTCATGCTAAGGGGCCAAACAAAAATCATGGTCTGGTCGCAAAGCGCCAATGCGGCCCTGACCGTCCTCGTCTTGCTTTTGTGCGTATGGCTTGCGCCCGGCTTAAACGGCAATATCGGCGCTTTGGCGCAATCGTTGGGGATGCTCGCGGAGCTTTCTTTCGTCACATATGCATTACGCCGCGGCCGGGCAAACGCACTTATTTGGCAAATGAAGCAGGATCACAACCGGGCCATGCCGAAATAGAAAAAAGTAAACCGGAGGTGAATTATGGATTATAGCGAATCCTATCTGCTTTTCATTATTGCGTCATTCGCCTTTGCCTACCTTTTAATCAAGAAAAAAGAAAAGTTCCCGGAAAAAGCGCGCCGCCCGCTGGCGATTGTCGCGTTGTTTATGGTCGTCTTCTCGTTTTTTCTGATTGTTTATTCTTTTTGGCGCGGCATATGACGCCGGAAAAAATTTGCTTGCCCGGGCAATCGCGGAATAATAATATGGAAAGAGCCGGAACATAATATCTCTACTACAATTGACGGGAGTGTGGGCTAAAATGCGCATGATTCCTGTTGTTCTGGCTTTTTTGTTCGGTTTTCTTAGTTTCATGCCGCCGGTCAGCACCGGCGTACACAAAAATAACGAATTGCCAACCGCAGTCAGGAGGATTGCCATGAATCAATTGCCAAAACGCGCGGAAGTGCCCGCACAGGACAAATGGAAACTGGAAGACCTGTTTGCCGACCAGCAGGCCTGGGATCAGGAATACAACCAGGTACTGGAAAAAACGCGCGAAATGAAAAAATTCCAGGGCAAACTGCAGGATGAAAAAACGATCAGGGACTGCTTTGCGCTGGAGGACGAGATTTCATTATCGACAGAGCGCTTGTACGTATACGCCAATATGAAGCATCACGAGGATATGGCCGACCCCAAATACCAGGCGCTGGCGGATAAAGCGCAGAAACTGAGCGTCAAGGTAAGCGAAGCGACTTCGTTTATCACGCCGGAAGTGTTGCGCCTGTCGACCGAACAATTGCAGGCGCTCATTGATAACGACGAGCTGCGCGACTACCGGCAAACCTTGAAAGAGATGCTGCGGCAAAAGCCGCATGTATTGTCCGAAAGCGAAGAAGCCATCCTGGCGCAAGTGGGCAACATGTCGCAGGCTCCCAGCAACATTTTCGGGATGCTGAACAATGCCGACATGAAGTTCCCGCATATAAAAAATGAGGACGGCGAAGAAGTGGAATTGACGCACGGGCGGTATATCCAGTTTTTGGAGAGCGGCAACCGCGCAATCCGCAAGGAAGCTTTCCATGCGATGTATTCGACCTACGACAGGCAAAAAAATACAATCGCCGCCACCCTGGCAGCGAACGTCACAAAAAATTTGTTTTACGCGAACGTCCGGCATTACCCGTCGGCGCTCGAAATGGCGTTATACGGCGACAATATTCCGCGGGAAGTATACACCAATCTGATCGATACGATCCATGCGCATTTGCCGCTGTTGCACCGATACATGAAGCTGCGCAAGCGGCTGCTGCATGTGGACGAACTGCACATGTTCGACTTGTTCGCTCCGCTCGTGACCGAATACAAACCGAAAATTACCTTTGACGAGGCAAAAAAGACCGTCCTGGAAGGCCTTAAGCCGTTGGGGCAGGAATACTTGCAAATTCTGCAGGAGGGCTTTAACAACGGCTGGATCGATGTTTACGAAAATCAGGGAAAGCGAAGCGGCGCATACAGTTGGGGCGCATACGGGACGCACCCTTATGTTCTGCTCAACCATAAAGACAACCTGAACAGCATGTTTACGCTGGCGCATGAAATGGGGCATGCGATTCATTCCTATTACTCCGACCATAACCAGACTTACCGCAATGCGCAATATACGATCTTCCTGGCCGAAGTCGCTTCGACGACCAACGAGTCGCTTTTGATGCATTACCTGCTTGGCAAAAGCACGGACGTTAAGGAAAAAATGTATCTGCTCACCTACTATCTCGATCAATTCCGCACTACCGTTTTCAGACAAACGATGTTTGCCGAATTCGAGAAAATCATCCACGAAAAGGCGGAAGCCGGCGAAACGCTTACGCCGCAACTTTTGTCCGACATTTATTACGATTTGAACGTGAAATACCATGGCAAGGAAATGGTTGTCGACAAGGATATCGCGATGGAATGGGCGCGCATTCCCCATTTTTACAACAGTTTTTACGTCTACAAATACGCGACGGGATTTTCGGCGGCAACCAGCTTCGCCAATCAGATTCTGGAAGACGGAAAGCCCGCTGTAGACCGTTATATCGGTTTCTTAAAGAGCGGAGGCAGCGATTACTCCATCCATATTCTGAAACGGGCGGGAGTCGATATGTCCTCTCCGGAACCGATCCGGCAGGCCATGCAAGTGTTTGCGAAACTGCTTGACCAGTTGGAACAGTTGGCTAAAAGTTGAAAGGGTGAATTGTCATGAAGCTGCAATGGACGTTTATTTTGGCCCTCATTTTCGCGCTCGTCGTCGCTTTGTTCGCCGTCTTTAACGTGGAATCCGTCCCGGTCAATTACATTTTTGGCGAAGCAAATCTGCCGCTCATCATCGTGATTCTTGGGGCTGCGCTGATCGGAGGGCTGTTTGTCGGATCTGTGGGCATCATCTGGCAAATACGGTTAAAGCGGAAAATTCGCCAACTGGAAAAAGACCTGCATGACGCCGAGCGTGTTGCCGAAAAACCGGAACCGAGCGCGGAAATCGTGATCCCGCCTCCGCCGGGAACCATGAGCGACTCATACTCGCAACAGTAACGGTATGCCTATCGACGGCGGAAACGCCTCCGGTTTGCCGGCTTGCGGCCTTTTTTCGGCAAATAGCCTCTGCTGCGTCCGTTAGCGTTGAGCGGGAGGGTGATCCACCCGTTTTAGCGATGCTCGGGGATGCGGTTCATCCGTATTAGCGGTGGGCGGGGAGGTAATCTCCCCGCTTTTGCATTGCTCAGGGAGGTAACCCCCCCGTCATAGCGTTGCGCAGGGCGCGTGCGGATTGCTCCCTATGCGTCAATCCAGTTATTGGCGATCGTCTTTTTGTACCAAAAATAACTGTCCTTTTTTGTGCGTTCAAGCGTGGCAAAATCGACGTGGACTATGCCGAACCGTTTGCTATAGCCATACGCCCATTCGAAGTTATCGAGAAGCGACCAGATGAAATATCCCTTTACGTTAACGCCGGAGGAAATCGCGCGATTCATTTGCAACAGGTGCTCCCGCAAATACTTGATGCGCTGTTTATCCCGCACTTTTCCGGCGGCCGGTTCGTCATTGTAGCACGCGCCGTTTTCCGTAATATAAATCGGAATGTCCCCGTAAATTTCCCGCAGGCGGCAAAGGGTGCGATACAGCCCTTCGGGATAAATAAACCAATCGATATCCGTCTTGTCGTGTCCGACATCGACTATTTCCGCATCGAACAAACCGCTGTTTTCTTTATATCTCGCCACATTTCCCGAATAGTAATTGAGACCCAAAAAATCGATCGGCTGCCGGATTTGTTCCATGTCGCCCGCCAATACGTCAAGCTTTACCCCTTTTTGCGCGAACCAATCGACCATGTATTGCGGATAGGCGCCGGTAAAGATCGGATCGCAAAACCATTCCATAAACCAGCATGCGCTGCGTCGGCACGCTGCCACATCTTCCGCGCTTAAGCTGTACGGTTCAAACCATGAGTAATTGGCCACGATTCCGATCTGTCCGTCCATGCGCATGGCGCGAAAACGTTCGACCGCCTTGCCGTGCGCGATCATGATATGGTGGGCGACATTCAGCGCCAGCTGCGGATCGCGGTTGCCCGGCGCATGTTCGCCAAGAAAGTTGGACAAAAAGGAAATGCACCACGGCTCGTTAAACGTAACCCAAAATTTGATCTTGCCGGCAAAAGCCTGGAACATCGTTTCCGCATAGCGCACAAACGCGTCGATCGTGGCGCGGTTTGCCCATCCTCCCTGATCCTGCAACGCTTGCGGAAGATCCCAATGGTAAAGGGTGCAGCACGGCGCAATTCCGTTTTCCAACAGCTTGTCGACAAGATTTTGATAATAGTTTAGCCCCTTCGCATTCAACTCGCCTATGCCGTCGGGAAAAATGCGCGGCCAGGCGATGGAAAAACGGTACGCGCCAACGCCGAGTTCTTTCAGCAATTGAATATCTTCATCCAGCCGGTGATAGCTGTCGCATGCCTGGTCACCGTTATCGCCGTTCAGCACATTGCCGGGCGTATGCGCAAACGTGTCCCAAATCGACGGCTTGCGCCCGTCCTCATTCCAGGCTCCCTCAATCTGGTACGATGCGGTTGCCGCCCCCCACAAGAAATCTTGCGGAAACATAATGCTTGCCATCGGATTTCCTCCCAATTTGTTAAAATGGTTTTACCACGCCGACGGCCATCCCGTCGTAAGCGGGGATAATGGCGCTGATCAGGCGGGGATCCGTCGCCATCTTTTCGTTAAATTCGCGGATGGCGATGACGGAAGGCCCGTCTTCCTCCGGATCCATCGTTCTGCCATGCAGCAGCGCGTTGTCTCCGGCAATGACCGTTCCGGGGTGGGACAAGCGGATTGCCCATTCCAGATAAAGCGGATAATTGCCTTTGTCCGCATCGATAAAGATGAGATCGAAACGTTGATTTTCATTAGCCAAAGCCGCCAAAGACGCAAGCGCCTCGCCGACGCGCAACTCGACCATGCCGCCGAATCCCGCTTCCCTGATGTTCTGTTTGGCCGTTTCCGCAAACTCCGGGCTTAATTCCAGCGAAATTAGCTTGCCGTTTTCCCGCAAGCCCCGGCATATGCAAATTCCGCTGTAGCCGCCCAATGCGCCGATTTCCAGCGCCGATTCGCCCCCGGCCAAAGCGGCGAGCATCGTCAATAGCCTGCCGTAGCCCGGCGGAACCGATATTTCCGGCATTCCGTTCGCTTTTAGACTGGCGGTTACACGAGCCAAGTCGGCGTCATGCGGAAAAATTTGCTCGATATATTGTTCTGCGGTTAATTTCAATCTGCATTCTCCCTTTTGCCATTCGCCAATATGAAAAGTGTTCCGTTAAAAAACAGCAAAATCAACGTCATAAACAGCACAAAGCCGAGCGATTGCGGCGTTTGCACGATAGCCGACGCGGTTTCGGCAAGCACATCCGCCGGCCGCAGCAACACGTCCCAACTGTTCCAGCGGAGAAACCGTCCCAGATAAATGCCGACGCCGCATAACAAATGGGTGCCGAAAAAAAACAGCCTTGCCGACGCGCCCCCGTAAAACCGCCGCCATATCCGGTAAATGGGATAAAACGAAAAAAATCCAAGAAACAAACCCAACAAGGCATACAATACCAGCATATTCAGATCATACCACAAAGTAATTTGCGCTTTCCAAAAGCTGATATCGACCAGATGGTAAAGATCGGTCAGCATATATGCCGCATTCGGATAAAAAAACAGCCACACGAGCGTAAGCGGCAAAAATCCGCCTTTGCGCGCCGTTTTTTCGCCGCCAAACAACCGGTTTGCCAGCACGGCCAACGCATAAGGCAGCCATGCCAAAAATAAATTCCATAACAAAAACAAATAGGTAAGCCGATCCGTATAGACAATTCGCAGTAAAACGGCGCTCATTGCCAACACGGAGCCGGCTATTAGCAACCGAAATTGCATCCATTTCCCTGCCTCTACATTGCGCGACCGGCATCGGCGGTTATAAATTTGCGG comes from the Bacilli bacterium genome and includes:
- a CDS encoding putative glycoside hydrolase, translated to MEILLASLMLLWANVSTAHPGVTMEQIVQAAVVSVQQPAENLPPPDATPGQKPANGTDSGKQEYVKIDPQKDAPVVKGIYSTANSAGSARFAKLVKLIDDTDLNAMVIDVKDDYGYITYNTDDPKLLKYGNTQNIIPDIDKTIKTLQDHQIYPIARIVVFKDTVLAKKRHDLSYLNPDGSLWNNGKAVNPDSFVNPYMKEVWDYNIEVAKDAAKHGFKEIQFDYVRFPEGFEKRADKLTYTRDGRKRIEVIAAFVKYAREQLNPLGVRVSVDIFGYAASVPAAEGIGQDFNAIAQYVDVICPMIYPSHYSTGWFGSKVPDAHPYTTINGAMVDTHKKLAEIGDLKPVIRPWIQDFTATWVPGHIQYGKKEIEEQIRALADNNVHEFLLWDSHNTYTEGVDYSK
- the pfkA gene encoding 6-phosphofructokinase, yielding MVKSIAVLTSGGDSQGMNAAVRAVVRSGLYHGLKVFGVQRGFQGLLNDDIKEMDLRSVGDIIQRGGTILQTARCKEFLTPEGQQLGAANLRKRGIDGLVVIGGDGSYQGAYKLTLQGIKTMGLPGTIDNDIAFTDFTIGFDTAVSIVVDAINKLRDTMTSHERSSVVEVMGRHCGDIALYAGLASGAETILVPEVPYDTQEIADRMQENFRHGKRHSIIVVAEGVGKGDMIAEEISKLIDIEPRVTVLGHIQRGGTPTHNDRILASRLGDFAVRQLLAGESGKALGVVNGSLVATDIETVVKTKKPFNMELYELSKRLSQ
- a CDS encoding tetraprenyl-beta-curcumene synthase family protein codes for the protein MFRFYRSVLPEVRSQLAEWRELAMRIPTEELRKQAIASLSGKQFHCEGGAVYAAFNLAYKHVLIPLIVAFQTISDYLDNLCDRSTSLSAKDFRQMHQAMLDAVDPAAPLHDYYAYHPEQDDGGYLDNLVKTCQSCICMLPSYDRSKKRIVELVSLYCDLQVFKHISLDKREKALKTWWKKHKRKYRELRWNEFAAATGSTLGVFMLFAASADKFMPREMPDQVYKAYFPYVCGLHILLDYLIDQDEDRRGGDLNFCAYYAGSEEKAARISWVAKQARKSVKLLQHVRFHRMVIEGLLALYLSDPKVRGQSDVKRVSRKLMWGSPLTRVFFWFYSIWIRRRRS
- a CDS encoding cation-translocating P-type ATPase, with translation MDRKNNRAALTGVSAILIGAGWISRWTAADPAVFAILMIAGSVLSGVPIIKRALAALRYRTFSIELLVSIAVIGSVLLGEYWEAAAVAFLFMFGAFLEARTLEKTRSSLRTLMNLAPLTASVLRDGEEFRIAPEEVMKGDIVLVRPGEKIPVDGKVISGASSVNQAAITGESIPVTKKAADPVFSGTVVESGYLHVQAERVGEDTTFSRIIALVEEAQDAKAPTQAYIERFAKYYTPAIFALAAIVYLLTFNAELALTLLVIACPGALVIAAPVAVVAGIGKAASLGLLIKGGHVLERAARINAVAFDKTGTLTTGKPVVAAIHPLRTTRGKLLELAARAEAASEHHLAKAIAQAAKQEGIAVSAGQARFAHFPGKGIKAEWDGQTILVGNRTLLHEHGVQPAADAAALYLGEEEAGSTAIYIAADADVLGVIAVADAIRADACPTIRSLREIGMRRVIMLTGDNANTAANAANALGIGEIRARLLPEDKVAAIRDMRQQKLQVAMVGDGVNDAPALTAADLGIAIGGTGTDAALEIADVVIASGKISQLPLVFKLSAFATGIMKQNIGFAVAVVLGLLIGVLSGAIVLASGMLIHEASVLLVIINALRILRYKADGQIRKPYQNEWREEWL
- a CDS encoding Crp/Fnr family transcriptional regulator, encoding MNDCHACETQPYRACVDKVPFFRNLSVEEKQHIAEAVIHKKFYRGEFLFSQGDILGSLLIVHTGSVKIFRLSATGKEQIIRILGPGDFTGEYALFGANPSTNGAEALQATEVCMIRGADMKRLILRYPNIAIKLLEEYAAISAESESHIEQLSLFNVEQRLASLILRLGKHSCDDKVCEITLPASKSNLASFLGMTRETISRKLSLFQEQGWIELVNGRKIRILDVDSLQKVVNSEPEAV
- a CDS encoding heavy-metal-associated domain-containing protein, producing the protein MQTATIRLETLSCPSCVAKIESALRQTKGIAEAKVLFHACKVKATFDENATNTERIANVLARLGYRTLGGYNNGPQK